A DNA window from Anas acuta chromosome 4, bAnaAcu1.1, whole genome shotgun sequence contains the following coding sequences:
- the MYOZ2 gene encoding myozenin-2 isoform X2: protein MVEELSTLSNRGARLFKRRQRRSDKYTYENYHYVTNKPRNRGEPMQGVKMDGLSVEGIPQHAPMTPPNTPDPRSPPHPDNIAPGYSGPLKEIPPEKFNTTSVPKYYQSPWIEAIRDDPELLEALYPKLFKPEAKPELPDYRSFNRVATPFGGFERASKLVKFKVPDFNMLMLNDPRFMILANPLATRRSFNRTPKGWTSENIPVVFIQPTDSNNVPETEDL from the exons ATGGTAGAGGAACTATCGACACTCAGCAACAGAGGGGCAAGACTCTTCAAGAGACGTCAGCGGAGATCTGACAAATACACGTACGAAAATTATCATTATGTAACAAACAAGCCAAGAAAC CGTGGAGAGCCCATGCAGGGTGTTAAAATGGATGGCCTCAGTGTTGAAGGAATTCCCCAGCATGCCCCAATGACGCCTCCTAACACACCTGATCCCCGAAGCCCACCACATCCTGACAACATTGCCCCAG GATATTCTGGACCACTAAAAGAAATTCCTCCTGAAAAGTTCAACACTACTTCTGTGCCAAAGTATTATCAGTCTCCTTGGATAGAAGCCATTAGGGATGATCCAGAGCTGCTAGAGGCTTTATATCCTAAACTTTTTAAACCTGAAGCAAAGCCAGAACTGCCCGACTACAGGAGCTTTAACAG AGTTGCCACTCCCTTTGGTGGTTTTGAGAGAGCATCAAAGCTGGTTAAATTCAAGGTACCAGATTTTAATATGCTGATGCTAAATGATCCGAGATTCATGATCCTTGCAAACCCTCTTGCTACCAGAAGATCCTTCAATAGGACTCCTAAAGGATGGACGTCTGAGAATATTCCTGTAGTATTCATTCAGCCTACAGATTCCAACAATGTTCCAGAAACAGAGGACCTGTGA
- the MYOZ2 gene encoding myozenin-2 isoform X1, whose amino-acid sequence MLSHSAMVKERKQQASAIMDEIQRNVSPSLNLGKKVSTPRDIMVEELSTLSNRGARLFKRRQRRSDKYTYENYHYVTNKPRNRGEPMQGVKMDGLSVEGIPQHAPMTPPNTPDPRSPPHPDNIAPGYSGPLKEIPPEKFNTTSVPKYYQSPWIEAIRDDPELLEALYPKLFKPEAKPELPDYRSFNRVATPFGGFERASKLVKFKVPDFNMLMLNDPRFMILANPLATRRSFNRTPKGWTSENIPVVFIQPTDSNNVPETEDL is encoded by the exons ATGTTATCACATTCTGCCATGGTCAAAGAGAGGAAACAACAAGCATCAGCCATTATGgatgaaatacagagaaatg TCTCACCCAGCTTAAACCTTGGAAAAAAGGTCAGCACCCCAAGAGATATCATGGTAGAGGAACTATCGACACTCAGCAACAGAGGGGCAAGACTCTTCAAGAGACGTCAGCGGAGATCTGACAAATACACGTACGAAAATTATCATTATGTAACAAACAAGCCAAGAAAC CGTGGAGAGCCCATGCAGGGTGTTAAAATGGATGGCCTCAGTGTTGAAGGAATTCCCCAGCATGCCCCAATGACGCCTCCTAACACACCTGATCCCCGAAGCCCACCACATCCTGACAACATTGCCCCAG GATATTCTGGACCACTAAAAGAAATTCCTCCTGAAAAGTTCAACACTACTTCTGTGCCAAAGTATTATCAGTCTCCTTGGATAGAAGCCATTAGGGATGATCCAGAGCTGCTAGAGGCTTTATATCCTAAACTTTTTAAACCTGAAGCAAAGCCAGAACTGCCCGACTACAGGAGCTTTAACAG AGTTGCCACTCCCTTTGGTGGTTTTGAGAGAGCATCAAAGCTGGTTAAATTCAAGGTACCAGATTTTAATATGCTGATGCTAAATGATCCGAGATTCATGATCCTTGCAAACCCTCTTGCTACCAGAAGATCCTTCAATAGGACTCCTAAAGGATGGACGTCTGAGAATATTCCTGTAGTATTCATTCAGCCTACAGATTCCAACAATGTTCCAGAAACAGAGGACCTGTGA